In Arthrobacter sp. QXT-31, one genomic interval encodes:
- a CDS encoding FadR/GntR family transcriptional regulator — protein MGISTSALDLLLLLRGSEPEGLGRADQVSYQIETAILMGILTEGDRLPTESVLAAELGISPITLRQSLAALRTKGLIETSRGRSGGSVIRRQIEFTDSQLQDKLRDTSTETLRDLGDLGAAISSMSARLAASRADPQNVEHLEDLAKRHRDAEDARARRRMDSRFHVAVSIAAQSSKLTSVALQLEAELMTLWWGHSGESGNDATSVADHAAIVAAIRARDGDAAASAAERHSRNETEYLIEQHLRLKMRPEEGA, from the coding sequence GTGGGAATTTCAACCTCCGCGCTTGACCTGCTCCTGCTGCTTCGCGGCAGCGAGCCCGAGGGGCTGGGCAGGGCGGACCAGGTCTCCTACCAGATCGAAACCGCCATTCTGATGGGCATCCTGACCGAAGGTGACAGGCTGCCCACGGAGTCTGTGCTGGCCGCCGAACTGGGCATCTCCCCGATCACCCTCCGGCAGTCCCTCGCCGCCCTACGGACCAAGGGCCTGATCGAAACCAGCCGGGGACGCAGCGGCGGCAGTGTGATCCGCCGCCAGATCGAATTCACCGACTCCCAGCTTCAGGACAAGCTCCGGGATACCAGCACCGAAACCCTGAGGGACCTCGGGGACCTGGGCGCTGCCATCTCGTCAATGTCGGCACGCCTGGCCGCCAGCCGCGCCGACCCCCAAAACGTCGAGCACCTCGAAGACCTGGCGAAACGCCACCGGGACGCCGAAGATGCGCGAGCGCGGCGCCGCATGGACAGCCGGTTCCACGTCGCCGTCAGCATCGCCGCCCAGTCGAGCAAGCTGACCTCTGTTGCCCTGCAACTTGAAGCCGAACTGATGACCCTGTGGTGGGGACACTCCGGCGAGTCAGGCAACGACGCCACGTCCGTGGCGGACCACGCCGCCATTGTGGCAGCCATCAGGGCGCGGGACGGTGACGCGGCCGCCAGTGCCGCCGAACGGCACAGCCGCAACGAGACCGAATACTTGATAGAGCAGCATCTGAGGTTGAAGATGCGGCCCGAAGAAGGTGCATGA
- the ald gene encoding alanine dehydrogenase: MIIGIPKEIKNNEFRVAITAAGVHEFRTHGHSVLVERGAGLGSGITDEEYAIAGAEIIADADEVWSRADMVMKVKEPIKAEYHRFRKGLILFTYLHLAAEPELTQELINSGVTAIAYETVQEGRTLPLLAPMSEVAGRLSVQVGATSLMAPAGGKGVLLGGVPGVRPAKVVVLGAGVAGTNAAAMALGLGADVTILDININRLRELDAQYQGRLKTVASNKYEIEKSVVDADLVIGSVLIPGAKAPKLVTNELVARMKPGSVLVDIAVDQGGCFEDTHPTTHQEPTYKVHNTIFYCVANMPGAVPNTSTYALTNVTLRYGVALANLGVKAAFEKDPALAAGLNIAAGHVAHHSVSEAHNLPLVADWHELVSA; the protein is encoded by the coding sequence ATGATCATCGGTATCCCCAAAGAGATCAAGAACAACGAATTCCGCGTCGCCATCACCGCCGCCGGCGTTCACGAATTCCGCACGCACGGCCACTCGGTCCTGGTGGAGCGCGGCGCGGGCCTGGGTTCCGGCATCACCGACGAGGAATACGCCATCGCGGGCGCCGAAATCATCGCCGACGCCGACGAGGTCTGGTCCCGCGCGGACATGGTGATGAAGGTCAAGGAACCCATCAAGGCCGAATACCACCGCTTCCGCAAGGGCCTGATCCTCTTCACCTACCTGCACCTGGCCGCCGAGCCCGAGCTGACCCAGGAGCTCATCAACTCCGGCGTCACCGCCATCGCCTACGAGACCGTCCAGGAAGGCCGCACGCTGCCGCTGCTCGCACCCATGTCCGAGGTGGCCGGCCGGCTGTCCGTCCAGGTGGGTGCGACCTCCCTCATGGCGCCTGCCGGCGGCAAGGGTGTTCTGCTCGGCGGCGTTCCGGGTGTCCGTCCCGCCAAGGTCGTTGTGCTGGGCGCAGGCGTAGCGGGAACCAACGCCGCCGCCATGGCGCTGGGCCTCGGCGCCGACGTCACCATCCTGGACATCAACATCAACCGGCTGCGCGAACTGGACGCCCAGTACCAGGGCCGCCTGAAGACCGTGGCCTCCAACAAGTACGAGATCGAGAAGTCCGTGGTGGACGCCGACCTCGTGATCGGCTCCGTCCTGATCCCCGGCGCCAAGGCCCCCAAGCTGGTGACCAACGAACTCGTGGCCCGGATGAAGCCGGGCTCGGTGCTCGTGGACATCGCCGTGGACCAGGGCGGCTGCTTCGAGGACACCCACCCCACCACGCACCAGGAACCCACCTACAAGGTCCACAACACGATCTTCTACTGCGTGGCCAACATGCCCGGCGCCGTCCCGAACACCTCCACCTACGCGCTGACCAACGTCACGCTTCGCTACGGTGTGGCCCTGGCAAACCTCGGCGTCAAGGCAGCCTTCGAGAAGGACCCCGCTCTCGCCGCCGGCCTGAACATCGCCGCAGGCCACGTGGCACACCACTCCGTCTCTGAGGCGCACAACCTGCCCCTCGTGGCGGACTGGCACGAACTGGTCTCCGCGTAA
- a CDS encoding helix-turn-helix domain-containing protein translates to MALIAPRVAPALPAEDALVLQRALDGGTDITVFVDGTVHRLPPQARDAVVDLLARFSRGEAVTVSSVEEMLTTSQAAELAGISHTYLRNMTDRGEIPVEYRGTHRRIRLAAIMAWLEGQKKKQAAEHAETSDGGTSGGGHGK, encoded by the coding sequence ATGGCTCTGATTGCTCCCAGGGTGGCGCCCGCCCTTCCCGCCGAGGATGCGCTGGTGCTGCAGCGCGCTCTCGACGGCGGCACCGACATCACCGTGTTCGTGGACGGTACCGTCCACCGCCTCCCGCCCCAGGCGAGGGACGCCGTCGTCGACCTTCTGGCCAGGTTCAGCCGCGGTGAAGCGGTGACTGTCAGCAGCGTGGAGGAAATGCTCACCACCTCACAGGCAGCCGAACTGGCCGGCATCTCCCACACGTACCTGCGGAACATGACGGACCGGGGCGAGATACCCGTGGAATACCGCGGCACCCACCGCCGCATCAGGCTGGCCGCCATCATGGCGTGGCTGGAAGGGCAGAAAAAGAAGCAGGCGGCTGAGCATGCGGAAACTTCCGACGGCGGGACCTCCGGCGGCGGGCACGGAAAGTAG
- a CDS encoding cache domain-containing protein, which yields METVEEALERTAAVLSSSISRVFVDLEKIAGSVTAAAAAAPGVPRRSEFLFLKQELANFIKQHSDLIIGAGIAYAPGSLQETTHWLEWWRTQRTGEPRFVTHDLNPDSLNYYDYTTREWFTIPTASGHPVAVGPYVDFGGINVSIITLCVPAPTAQGTQILGCDLTLANLEGVFLRALQLREPVVVLLGPNGRVIASNNARIATGTLFLEEDMARADISVDVSPADPARLPWKLITLRD from the coding sequence GTGGAGACTGTAGAAGAAGCCCTTGAGCGGACGGCCGCCGTGCTCTCCTCCAGCATCAGCCGCGTCTTCGTCGATCTGGAGAAGATCGCCGGCTCCGTCACCGCCGCGGCCGCCGCCGCGCCAGGCGTTCCGCGGCGCAGCGAATTCCTGTTCCTGAAGCAGGAGCTGGCTAATTTCATCAAGCAGCACTCGGATCTCATCATCGGGGCCGGAATCGCCTACGCGCCGGGGAGCCTCCAGGAAACAACCCACTGGCTGGAATGGTGGCGGACCCAACGCACCGGCGAACCGCGTTTCGTCACCCATGACCTCAACCCGGACTCGCTGAACTACTACGACTACACCACGCGTGAGTGGTTCACCATCCCGACCGCCAGCGGACACCCCGTAGCCGTGGGGCCGTACGTTGACTTCGGCGGCATCAACGTCAGCATCATCACGCTCTGCGTTCCCGCGCCCACTGCACAGGGAACGCAGATCCTTGGGTGCGACCTGACCCTGGCGAATCTTGAGGGAGTCTTCCTCCGCGCCCTTCAGCTCAGGGAACCGGTGGTTGTCCTGCTCGGACCCAACGGGCGGGTCATCGCGTCCAACAATGCACGCATCGCCACGGGAACCCTGTTCCTCGAAGAGGACATGGCGCGGGCCGACATTTCTGTTGACGTCTCCCCCGCTGACCCCGCACGCCTGCCCTGGAAGCTGATTACCCTCCGGGACTAG
- a CDS encoding Gfo/Idh/MocA family protein, translating to MSTESSAPIRTAVVGFGLSGRVFHAPLIATNPSYSLEVIATSNTGRQASALEHYPGVKTVPDAEAVLALAADLDLVVLGTPPATHYPLAKAALEAGLDVVVDKPFAVTSGQGQELIALAERLGRVLTVFQNRRWDGDYLTVKALLDGGVLGEVIRFESRFERWSPEVSKAWKAEATAADGGGVLFDLGTHLLDQALQLFGPATVVHAELQARRPGEKTDDDCFVVLRHESGVLSHHWMNMLCAQQGPRYRVLGSSGGYTKHGVDPQEPYIVAGGSPLDAEYGVEAAEWAGQLGRDGHLDRLPTERGNYPEFYRILAAKISDGGAASSLPLPVDPAGPVEVLKLIEQARSL from the coding sequence ATGAGCACCGAATCCTCCGCCCCCATCCGCACGGCTGTCGTGGGCTTCGGCCTGTCCGGCCGGGTTTTCCATGCCCCGCTGATCGCCACGAACCCCAGCTATTCGCTGGAAGTCATCGCCACCTCGAACACCGGCCGGCAGGCGTCTGCCCTTGAGCATTACCCGGGTGTGAAAACAGTGCCCGACGCCGAGGCCGTCCTTGCGCTGGCCGCCGACCTTGATCTGGTGGTGCTGGGGACTCCGCCGGCCACTCACTACCCGCTGGCCAAGGCCGCGCTCGAGGCCGGCCTCGACGTCGTCGTGGACAAGCCGTTCGCCGTCACCAGCGGCCAGGGGCAGGAGCTGATCGCGCTCGCGGAGCGTCTGGGGCGGGTCCTGACGGTGTTCCAGAACCGCCGCTGGGACGGGGACTACCTCACCGTCAAAGCCCTGCTCGACGGCGGCGTGCTGGGGGAGGTCATCCGGTTCGAATCACGCTTTGAACGGTGGTCGCCCGAGGTTTCCAAGGCGTGGAAGGCGGAGGCCACGGCGGCCGACGGCGGCGGCGTCCTGTTCGACCTCGGCACCCACCTCCTGGACCAGGCCCTGCAGCTCTTCGGCCCGGCCACGGTGGTCCATGCCGAGCTCCAGGCCCGGCGTCCGGGTGAAAAGACGGATGACGACTGCTTCGTGGTCCTGCGGCATGAGAGCGGTGTGCTCAGCCACCACTGGATGAACATGCTCTGCGCCCAGCAGGGGCCGCGCTACCGGGTCCTCGGTTCAAGCGGCGGCTACACCAAGCACGGCGTGGACCCGCAGGAGCCGTACATCGTGGCCGGCGGGAGCCCGCTGGATGCGGAGTACGGCGTGGAGGCCGCCGAATGGGCCGGGCAGCTGGGCCGCGACGGGCACCTCGACCGGCTGCCGACCGAACGGGGGAATTACCCCGAGTTCTACCGGATCCTCGCAGCCAAGATTTCCGACGGCGGCGCCGCTTCCTCCTTGCCGCTGCCGGTGGACCCGGCCGGCCCCGTCGAAGTCCTGAAACTGATCGAGCAGGCCAGGTCGCTTTAA
- a CDS encoding PucR family transcriptional regulator, translating to MQQDVEQLVERVALKLGRGLSLEDLDGVLLAYSSNQSHADRVRVNFLLSKRVPLDVKNWQLSHGIATAVRPVVVPANEELGMLGRVCVPLLVRGFRVGYLWVQQDLEEQSATAILAELPGVRDELDLLSGLLLDSNTAESEFRRNREREFLAACAGESNAVAAVAGWKEVQDRGPWQLVTVLDADGWRAGPDPIASTLIHRAAALQATIGVDAALFSAGAETHSVVLFRESTGRASQAQVLVHYQLELAKRSGRSVERIILGTSEGFTRTKELAEAYRQSRIAAQAAAVDPRLGELVDCRATGIYQLLASAGGGAGVWSDAGSVNFQALEDHDRNGELLPVLELLYDNDGSVQDVAEKLHLHRSSIYNRLGRIRQLLGVDPLKGMVRLELHAALKARRWAARPRI from the coding sequence ATGCAGCAGGATGTGGAGCAGCTCGTGGAGCGGGTGGCCCTTAAGTTGGGCCGGGGGCTTTCCCTTGAGGACCTTGACGGCGTTTTGCTCGCCTACAGCTCCAACCAGTCGCACGCGGACAGGGTCCGGGTGAACTTCCTGCTCAGCAAACGCGTGCCGTTGGACGTCAAGAACTGGCAGCTCTCCCACGGCATCGCCACCGCGGTGCGGCCGGTGGTGGTGCCCGCGAACGAGGAACTGGGAATGCTCGGGCGCGTGTGCGTCCCGCTTCTGGTGCGTGGATTCCGGGTGGGTTATCTGTGGGTGCAGCAGGACCTGGAGGAACAAAGCGCGACGGCGATTCTCGCCGAACTGCCGGGCGTCCGGGATGAGCTGGACCTGCTTTCCGGACTCCTGCTGGATTCCAACACTGCGGAATCCGAGTTCCGCCGGAACCGCGAACGGGAGTTCCTGGCAGCCTGCGCCGGGGAATCGAATGCGGTTGCCGCGGTGGCGGGCTGGAAGGAAGTGCAGGACCGTGGGCCCTGGCAGCTGGTGACGGTACTCGACGCCGACGGCTGGAGGGCGGGTCCGGACCCGATCGCCTCGACGCTCATCCACCGGGCCGCGGCGCTGCAGGCGACTATCGGCGTGGATGCCGCACTGTTCAGCGCCGGCGCGGAAACCCATTCGGTGGTCCTCTTCCGGGAGTCAACCGGGCGCGCCAGCCAGGCGCAGGTCCTGGTGCACTACCAGCTTGAGCTGGCCAAGCGTTCCGGCAGGTCCGTGGAGCGGATCATTCTCGGGACCAGCGAGGGTTTCACCCGGACCAAGGAGCTGGCGGAAGCCTACCGGCAGTCCAGGATTGCTGCCCAGGCTGCTGCCGTTGACCCGCGGCTCGGTGAGCTGGTGGATTGCCGGGCCACGGGGATTTACCAGCTGCTGGCATCGGCAGGCGGCGGGGCGGGGGTCTGGAGCGACGCCGGTTCCGTGAACTTCCAAGCCCTTGAGGACCACGACCGGAACGGGGAGCTGCTGCCCGTGCTGGAACTGCTCTACGACAATGACGGCTCCGTCCAGGACGTCGCGGAAAAACTCCACCTGCACCGGAGCAGCATCTACAACCGCCTGGGCCGGATCCGTCAGCTGCTGGGCGTGGATCCGCTCAAGGGAATGGTTCGGCTTGAACTGCACGCCGCCCTGAAGGCGCGGCGATGGGCGGCAAGGCCAAGGATCTGA
- a CDS encoding alpha/beta fold hydrolase, translating into MASAGGRPAFVLLHGIGVSHRYLARLHLELAKSAAVYSFDLPGFGGTPRPGHQVTVGEYAAFVAAVLSQRGVESCIVVGHSMGVQFAVELALQAPGLVTRTVLMGPVVDPARRSAAWHALALTRDALFSEPPSTNAVVFTDYFRAGFRWYMTELPVMMEYPLDVRVRGVAQPVLVLRGGRDPIARRPWCQFLAANAPDGAFAEVHGCGHVVQETATEDVARIIRGWSGTAAEGSAAAGGAVT; encoded by the coding sequence GTGGCTTCGGCTGGTGGCCGCCCGGCCTTTGTGCTGCTCCACGGCATTGGCGTCTCGCACCGTTATCTGGCCCGGCTGCACCTTGAACTCGCCAAGAGTGCCGCGGTCTATTCCTTCGACCTGCCGGGCTTCGGCGGTACACCCCGTCCCGGGCATCAGGTGACCGTCGGCGAGTATGCGGCCTTCGTGGCGGCGGTCCTCTCGCAGCGGGGCGTGGAGTCCTGCATCGTGGTGGGACATTCCATGGGGGTCCAGTTTGCGGTGGAACTGGCGCTTCAGGCGCCCGGGCTGGTGACCCGGACAGTGCTCATGGGCCCCGTGGTGGATCCCGCGCGCAGGAGTGCGGCCTGGCACGCGCTGGCGCTCACCCGGGACGCCCTGTTCAGTGAGCCGCCGTCCACCAATGCCGTCGTTTTCACTGACTACTTCCGGGCCGGATTCCGGTGGTACATGACCGAACTTCCCGTGATGATGGAGTACCCGCTCGACGTCCGGGTGCGGGGCGTGGCACAGCCGGTGCTCGTGCTCCGCGGGGGCAGGGATCCGATCGCCCGGCGTCCGTGGTGTCAATTCCTCGCCGCGAACGCACCGGACGGTGCCTTTGCCGAGGTGCACGGGTGCGGGCACGTTGTCCAGGAGACCGCCACCGAAGATGTTGCCCGGATCATCCGGGGCTGGTCAGGCACTGCAGCCGAGGGCTCCGCGGCAGCCGGCGGCGCCGTGACTTAA